From Humisphaera borealis, the proteins below share one genomic window:
- a CDS encoding response regulator, whose protein sequence is MKTVFTTGEAADICKVSQQTIIRCFDSGRLKGFRVPGSRFRRIPRDALVAFMKDNQIPIEGLDSGKSKVLVVDDDPEIVELFVDVLERDGRFEIRTASTGYDAGMITQEFMPDLIILDYMLPDINGNVVCQTIRKNPNFEHTKIIIVSGVVNQDEINDLLKAGADDFVKKPFNIEKLVGRIGELLVV, encoded by the coding sequence ATGAAGACCGTATTCACGACCGGCGAAGCCGCCGACATCTGCAAGGTCTCGCAGCAGACGATTATTCGTTGCTTCGACAGCGGCCGGCTCAAAGGGTTCCGCGTTCCCGGCAGCCGGTTCCGCCGGATTCCGCGCGACGCGCTGGTCGCGTTCATGAAGGACAACCAGATCCCGATCGAGGGGCTCGATTCGGGCAAGAGCAAGGTCCTGGTCGTCGACGACGACCCGGAAATTGTGGAATTGTTCGTCGACGTGCTGGAGCGCGACGGCCGGTTCGAAATCCGCACCGCCAGCACGGGTTACGACGCGGGGATGATCACGCAGGAGTTCATGCCCGACCTGATCATCCTGGACTACATGCTCCCGGACATCAACGGCAACGTCGTCTGCCAGACGATCCGCAAGAACCCGAACTTCGAACACACCAAGATCATCATCGTCTCCGGCGTGGTCAATCAGGACGAGATCAACGACCTGCTCAAGGCCGGCGCGGACGACTTCGTGAAGAAGCCGTTCAATATCGAAAAGCTCGTGGGACGGATTGGGGAGTTGCTGGTGGTGTGA
- a CDS encoding HPF/RaiA family ribosome-associated protein, producing MELSIRGLNVSVTESIQSHARVRLIKDLSHFTRRIRGVIVRVSDVNGPRGGIDKRCHLEATAPGMPSAAVVEVDADLYRAIDRASDRLRRHLGRLFERSRGHGLPGRRVSASGYPT from the coding sequence ATGGAACTGAGCATTCGCGGACTGAACGTCTCTGTGACCGAATCGATCCAATCCCATGCCCGGGTGCGGCTCATCAAGGACCTGTCCCACTTCACCCGGCGGATCAGGGGCGTGATCGTGCGGGTGAGCGACGTGAACGGCCCGCGCGGCGGCATCGACAAGCGGTGCCACCTGGAAGCAACGGCCCCGGGAATGCCGTCGGCCGCCGTCGTCGAGGTCGACGCCGATCTCTACCGCGCGATCGACCGCGCTTCCGACCGCCTTCGCAGGCACCTCGGCAGGCTCTTCGAGCGCAGCCGCGGCCATGGTCTGCCCGGCCGCAGAGTGTCGGCGTCCGGATATCCCACGTGA
- a CDS encoding type IV pilus modification PilV family protein, whose amino-acid sequence MAPSRFILHPSSVILRGHRPRRGFSFTEVLFAVMILGIGFIMIAGVFPVAISQTAASQEETIGASMARSAVAAYGSMPYLSQLIPNSGVVTRLTDDDVSVLTPSAGSLTLKPWSLIKGNQILADEPRFGWVALVKRDTTDYRGQPPNNAQLIVIPVQIRGESNFSTADLTQSGTGNNAEAGLLPYPVQVTLTDKGNDADECVVSGTFADAAAPGAVIVLRTGKIYRLGDLKDGSTSVYQLLPGNDLPTSAENTAGAVDAYIVGRRKIGGTFTGQSIAIGTYVTYIPLRQ is encoded by the coding sequence ATGGCACCATCCCGTTTCATCCTTCATCCCTCATCCGTCATCCTTCGCGGGCACCGCCCGCGCCGTGGTTTTTCGTTCACGGAGGTGCTGTTCGCGGTGATGATCCTGGGGATCGGGTTCATCATGATCGCCGGGGTGTTCCCCGTCGCGATCAGCCAGACCGCTGCCAGCCAGGAAGAAACGATCGGTGCCAGCATGGCCCGGTCCGCCGTCGCCGCTTACGGCTCGATGCCTTACCTGTCGCAACTGATTCCCAACAGCGGCGTGGTCACCCGGCTGACGGACGACGACGTGAGCGTGCTCACCCCCAGCGCCGGCTCGCTGACGCTCAAGCCCTGGTCGCTGATCAAGGGCAACCAGATCCTCGCCGACGAGCCCCGGTTCGGCTGGGTCGCGCTGGTGAAGCGCGACACGACCGACTACCGCGGCCAGCCCCCCAACAACGCACAGTTGATCGTGATTCCCGTTCAGATCCGCGGTGAATCGAACTTCAGCACGGCCGACCTGACCCAAAGCGGCACCGGCAACAACGCCGAAGCCGGTCTGCTGCCGTACCCCGTGCAGGTGACGCTGACGGACAAAGGCAACGACGCCGACGAGTGCGTTGTGAGCGGCACGTTCGCCGACGCGGCCGCTCCGGGCGCGGTAATCGTGCTGCGCACGGGCAAGATTTACCGGCTCGGCGATCTCAAGGACGGGAGCACGAGCGTGTACCAGTTGCTGCCCGGAAACGACCTGCCAACCTCCGCCGAGAACACCGCCGGCGCGGTGGACGCCTACATCGTCGGCCGACGCAAGATCGGCGGTACGTTCACCGGCCAGTCGATCGCGATCGGCACGTACGTGACCTACATCCCGCTGCGGCAGTGA
- a CDS encoding prepilin-type N-terminal cleavage/methylation domain-containing protein codes for MFGSFKGRHKCLYAIDLQIRVRCRPGGFRTPSVVDTANSNPADRGDPGGPCGLPSGGGPYVLTCLAQRSRVLSPVAGGVQRPHRVPRPVRRAGFTLLEILIVIAIITILFGIGIYGYRSLEESASKKLTRTTLGSAAGLLKEMNSTGSYARVEGPKDQIPPPFYELGFSLTNPGDVTVGKAGRAKIANDDATVNTPSQVRLMKILRSNPKIASMIAGFPSQALLTADPGQPARTVPIISDAWDNPLLLVPSGGLKGVNFENGSNNQTITSSGQTTSPANRAFWASAGPDGDFTKGDDNLYSFQN; via the coding sequence GTGTTCGGATCCTTCAAAGGTCGCCATAAATGCTTGTATGCTATTGACTTGCAGATTCGAGTAAGATGTCGGCCAGGTGGATTCCGCACTCCCTCGGTGGTGGACACCGCGAACAGTAACCCAGCCGACCGGGGTGATCCCGGCGGCCCCTGCGGATTGCCATCTGGCGGAGGACCTTACGTGCTAACTTGTCTCGCGCAACGTTCCCGCGTGCTCAGCCCCGTCGCCGGGGGTGTTCAGCGCCCCCATCGCGTACCCCGTCCGGTTCGCCGGGCTGGTTTCACGCTGCTCGAAATTCTCATCGTGATCGCAATCATCACGATCCTCTTCGGGATCGGCATCTACGGGTACCGCTCTCTGGAAGAAAGCGCTTCGAAGAAGCTCACCCGCACCACGCTCGGCAGCGCCGCCGGCCTGCTGAAGGAAATGAACAGCACCGGCTCCTACGCGCGGGTCGAAGGTCCCAAGGATCAGATCCCGCCGCCGTTCTACGAACTGGGTTTCTCGCTGACCAACCCCGGCGACGTCACGGTCGGCAAGGCCGGCCGGGCCAAGATCGCCAACGACGACGCCACCGTGAACACGCCCAGCCAGGTCAGGCTGATGAAGATCCTGCGGTCCAACCCCAAGATCGCGTCGATGATCGCGGGGTTCCCCTCGCAGGCGCTGTTGACGGCCGATCCCGGCCAGCCTGCCCGTACCGTCCCCATCATCTCTGATGCGTGGGACAACCCGTTGCTTCTGGTGCCCTCCGGTGGGCTCAAGGGTGTGAACTTTGAAAACGGCAGCAATAACCAGACGATCACCAGCAGCGGCCAGACGACCAGTCCGGCCAATCGCGCGTTCTGGGCCTCCGCCGGACCGGACGGTGACTTCACCAAGGGTGACGACAATCTGTACTCGTTCCAGAACTGA
- a CDS encoding ComEA family DNA-binding protein, producing MKNATPSPAEPRPMMTRLRSAFGLLNAAHRRFRRARSGSVLILVIALLVLLALIGTAFITTTGNDRDAATQHKYNTQIEMLVQGVKDLMINAIVTKVAPTDLATGKATYRPAIPLSPDPSRPVQSPPTTNVVPKQFANIDYLPWDAILADRTPSGVQPAGPNTVATAARWQYISASPLATNRDPVNPGVFPNQFRSPLVTTNNPEYYSSRFRVEASYISATLPNGQVRLYPAFIILDPADPNNGKTVMAADSDGDGIADAGLFELPVGQIDGVRYFAAIRIVDNAAAINASVAWENWRSQFAEDARLVGNFTPANIELQRLVEGPAYTDGPDSGRFQAFQMYRQGDQTYSNLRPVRDDGNSPYFQWATRYDAFYFGLGQRLDNPGLNLAGVKFRSLGLAESASMAYRFTLANPLGSQSVLEQYFPNSTRMAAVNRQPFTPDQSVQWFNTIFNTGYIATNARPIRPWVVAHNPVSNAVPSFTSDPTDPLPGALPPGMDPKEIQRNGQYRYRGNWDAATLYHIGEWVKHGGRSYVAIANHGGLQPATGNGLRTWAEVPWNNQPVKLNPNTANFGSLMAAYWAVMADGPLVKPTGNLDAGYGGGDVWTFGDVVRPSGGGAVPLQPYYVKQLRAALAAVNTIDIRDQDDDVTSRTVTMSAMDGTNAITARVYGTERQPFITEAMVHITKEDVPYVMIELYNPHEAPITLTAFKACYRDRGTGAITQIGSLAGKTIPARGYLYLESNKSRRPTSQAGAFPADSVITEMPLLDDLVNPNNETPAAREFVLMRTRRYDGTATSSANPANLFDESALEQQIPVDQLEFFDISYGDTLGANRVAPEVGGPQPMPPNLLLPIADRYHYRRANTNQPANAWHSVYSGPYNRNPPANERHQRGWVRDPRPSALTPDDEMMLTPAGFGNKTMSATAAHNNFAGAANASTYRTRTLQANSAGMGGPWKGIVSTNVGTFSPVTPPNATLPDNTTSAPAFPFGGFARTGDILQVTFVGGYRIEQGTFFEMNSISVDAAFAEDGDMNDDDQSGGTGATNSLEQLGRFCPIVHGGIDDVGGKPNPLAPLGNQRYAWAADIFDYFSVLSPQDDYYPNIDPAVGADPTLSVATPKWPGGNTGAPYQPQPVPNTVGSTYTSLNTGVREDTAANHGLINLNTAPPYVIAQIPFTTNRQLNEDIAFAIVTHRNNQGPFRSLFDLMKVTIPGAPYTPLTSPPNGPGAGGFIMEGNWGAVSALDPTLVHGDITPYATNLSSSGGDDRVAGDFEARYLLLNRISNMVCFRSDSFTAYVVVQGWRNAGTSLPELVAQRRAAIIIDRSTVVPNLSGPVTGDVQVTSPSITNVPQN from the coding sequence ATGAAGAACGCAACACCATCCCCAGCCGAACCCCGCCCGATGATGACCCGGCTGCGCTCGGCCTTCGGCCTGCTGAATGCCGCCCACCGCCGTTTCCGCCGCGCCCGTTCCGGATCGGTCCTGATCCTTGTCATCGCGCTGCTGGTCCTGCTCGCACTCATCGGGACGGCATTCATCACGACCACCGGCAACGACCGCGATGCCGCCACCCAGCACAAGTACAACACGCAGATCGAGATGCTGGTGCAGGGTGTGAAGGACCTGATGATCAACGCGATCGTCACGAAGGTCGCCCCGACGGACCTGGCCACCGGCAAGGCGACCTACCGCCCGGCGATACCGCTGTCGCCGGACCCCTCGCGTCCGGTGCAGTCCCCTCCGACGACCAATGTCGTTCCGAAGCAGTTTGCGAACATCGATTACCTGCCGTGGGACGCGATCCTCGCCGACCGCACGCCCAGCGGCGTTCAGCCTGCCGGGCCCAATACGGTGGCGACCGCCGCCCGGTGGCAGTACATCAGCGCCAGCCCGCTGGCGACCAATCGCGACCCGGTTAACCCCGGCGTCTTCCCCAACCAGTTCCGCTCGCCGCTCGTGACAACGAACAACCCCGAGTACTACAGCTCGCGGTTCCGCGTCGAAGCGTCGTACATCAGCGCGACCCTGCCCAACGGGCAGGTTCGGCTCTACCCGGCGTTCATCATCCTGGACCCGGCCGATCCCAATAACGGCAAGACCGTCATGGCCGCCGACTCCGACGGCGACGGCATCGCCGACGCCGGCCTGTTCGAGCTCCCGGTCGGACAGATCGACGGCGTGCGCTACTTCGCCGCGATCCGCATCGTCGATAACGCCGCGGCGATCAACGCGTCGGTCGCGTGGGAAAACTGGCGTTCGCAGTTTGCCGAAGACGCGCGGCTGGTCGGCAACTTCACGCCGGCGAACATCGAGTTGCAGCGCCTGGTGGAAGGCCCGGCTTATACGGATGGTCCGGATTCCGGGCGGTTCCAGGCGTTTCAGATGTATCGCCAGGGTGACCAGACCTATTCGAACCTCAGGCCCGTGCGTGACGACGGCAATTCCCCGTATTTTCAGTGGGCGACCCGGTACGACGCGTTCTACTTCGGGCTCGGTCAGCGCCTGGATAATCCGGGTTTGAACCTGGCGGGCGTCAAGTTCCGCTCGCTGGGTCTGGCCGAATCGGCGTCGATGGCGTACCGCTTCACGCTCGCCAATCCGCTCGGCTCGCAATCGGTCCTGGAACAGTATTTCCCCAATTCCACCCGCATGGCGGCCGTCAACCGTCAGCCGTTTACGCCGGACCAGTCCGTCCAGTGGTTCAACACGATCTTCAACACCGGGTACATCGCGACCAACGCCAGGCCGATTCGGCCGTGGGTGGTTGCCCACAACCCGGTGTCGAACGCGGTCCCGTCGTTTACAAGCGACCCGACCGACCCACTCCCCGGCGCACTGCCCCCGGGCATGGACCCCAAGGAAATCCAGCGCAACGGACAGTACCGCTACCGCGGCAACTGGGACGCTGCAACGCTCTACCACATCGGCGAATGGGTCAAGCACGGCGGGCGTTCGTACGTCGCGATCGCGAATCACGGCGGGCTTCAGCCGGCGACCGGGAACGGCTTGCGCACCTGGGCCGAAGTGCCCTGGAACAATCAGCCGGTCAAGCTCAATCCCAACACTGCCAACTTCGGGTCGCTCATGGCGGCCTACTGGGCGGTGATGGCGGACGGGCCCCTGGTGAAACCGACGGGCAACCTCGACGCCGGCTACGGCGGCGGCGATGTCTGGACGTTCGGCGACGTCGTACGCCCCTCAGGCGGCGGTGCCGTGCCTCTCCAGCCCTACTACGTCAAGCAACTCCGGGCGGCGCTGGCTGCCGTCAACACGATCGACATCCGCGACCAGGACGACGACGTCACCAGCCGGACCGTCACGATGTCGGCGATGGACGGAACCAACGCGATCACGGCCCGGGTCTACGGAACCGAACGGCAGCCGTTCATCACCGAGGCGATGGTTCACATCACCAAGGAGGACGTACCCTATGTGATGATCGAACTGTACAACCCGCACGAAGCGCCGATCACGCTCACCGCGTTCAAGGCCTGCTATCGTGACCGGGGCACGGGCGCGATCACCCAGATCGGCTCGCTCGCCGGCAAGACCATCCCGGCCAGGGGCTACCTGTACCTGGAAAGCAACAAGAGCCGTCGGCCGACTTCGCAGGCCGGCGCATTCCCGGCCGATTCGGTGATTACCGAAATGCCGCTGCTGGACGACCTGGTTAACCCGAATAACGAAACCCCCGCCGCCCGGGAGTTTGTGCTCATGCGTACCCGTCGCTACGACGGGACGGCCACGTCCAGCGCCAATCCCGCCAACCTCTTCGACGAATCGGCACTCGAGCAGCAGATTCCGGTGGACCAGTTGGAGTTCTTCGACATCTCGTACGGCGATACGCTCGGCGCGAACCGGGTGGCACCCGAAGTCGGAGGCCCGCAGCCGATGCCGCCCAACCTTTTGTTGCCCATCGCCGACCGCTACCACTACCGCCGGGCCAACACGAACCAGCCGGCCAACGCGTGGCACTCGGTGTACAGCGGCCCGTACAACCGCAATCCACCGGCCAACGAGCGACACCAGCGTGGCTGGGTTCGCGACCCGCGACCGTCGGCGTTGACGCCGGACGACGAGATGATGCTGACGCCGGCGGGTTTCGGCAACAAGACCATGTCGGCGACGGCCGCCCACAACAATTTCGCGGGTGCCGCCAACGCGTCCACCTATCGCACCCGAACGCTGCAGGCCAACAGCGCCGGCATGGGCGGCCCGTGGAAGGGTATCGTCTCGACCAACGTCGGCACCTTCAGCCCGGTGACACCACCGAACGCTACCCTTCCGGACAACACGACGTCGGCACCGGCGTTCCCCTTCGGCGGGTTTGCCCGCACGGGTGACATCCTTCAGGTCACCTTCGTCGGCGGATACCGCATTGAACAAGGCACGTTCTTCGAAATGAACAGCATCTCCGTGGATGCGGCGTTCGCCGAAGATGGCGACATGAACGACGACGACCAGAGCGGTGGTACCGGTGCCACCAATTCGCTCGAACAACTCGGACGGTTCTGCCCGATCGTTCATGGCGGAATCGACGACGTCGGCGGCAAGCCCAATCCGTTGGCGCCACTGGGCAACCAGCGGTACGCCTGGGCGGCCGATATCTTCGATTACTTCAGCGTGCTCAGTCCGCAGGACGACTACTACCCGAACATCGATCCTGCCGTCGGTGCCGACCCAACACTCTCGGTCGCCACCCCGAAATGGCCGGGCGGAAATACCGGCGCTCCCTACCAGCCTCAGCCGGTGCCCAACACGGTGGGATCAACCTATACGTCGTTGAACACGGGCGTCCGCGAAGATACCGCCGCCAATCACGGCCTGATCAACCTCAATACAGCACCGCCGTACGTCATCGCTCAGATTCCGTTCACGACCAACCGGCAGCTGAACGAAGACATTGCCTTTGCGATCGTGACGCACCGTAACAACCAGGGCCCGTTCCGGTCGCTGTTCGACCTGATGAAGGTCACGATCCCGGGTGCGCCCTATACGCCACTCACCAGTCCGCCCAACGGTCCCGGTGCCGGCGGGTTCATCATGGAAGGGAACTGGGGTGCGGTCAGTGCGCTCGATCCGACGCTGGTGCACGGGGACATCACCCCTTATGCGACGAACCTTTCGAGCTCCGGCGGCGATGACCGCGTTGCCGGCGACTTTGAAGCCCGGTATCTGTTGCTCAACCGCATCAGCAACATGGTCTGTTTCCGTTCCGATTCGTTCACCGCGTACGTCGTCGTGCAGGGCTGGCGGAATGCCGGCACGAGCCTGCCTGAGCTCGTCGCACAACGCCGGGCGGCGATTATCATCGATCGCTCGACCGTCGTGCCGAATCTCAGTGGCCCGGTCACCGGCGACGTACAGGTGACCTCGCCGAGCATCACCAACGTGCCGCAGAACTAA
- a CDS encoding four helix bundle protein produces the protein MRNYRDLIAWRIGMDLVEAIYRQTKTFPKDEIYGLTSQLRRAAVSIPANIAEGQGRGSPGDFVRFLRIAYGSLREVETLTMIAKRLEYADAAWVDAQLDIAAELGRVINGLIKANDEKR, from the coding sequence ATGCGGAACTACCGGGATCTCATTGCCTGGCGGATTGGAATGGACCTCGTCGAGGCGATATACCGCCAGACGAAGACCTTTCCCAAGGATGAAATCTACGGGCTGACGAGCCAACTCAGGCGGGCGGCGGTGTCGATTCCCGCCAACATCGCCGAAGGTCAGGGGCGAGGCAGCCCGGGCGACTTCGTGAGGTTCCTGCGCATTGCCTATGGATCGCTGCGTGAAGTTGAGACGCTTACCATGATCGCCAAGCGATTGGAGTACGCAGACGCTGCGTGGGTCGATGCTCAACTGGATATTGCCGCCGAACTCGGCAGGGTGATCAACGGCCTTATCAAGGCGAACGATGAAAAGCGGTAG
- a CDS encoding 3-keto-disaccharide hydrolase → MSDRLQGLPVVDASSENTPACCAFSARGLRRWVLMPVAAIAVGVAGFSYVYGQAKEAKRVPDQVSGGRWVIHDLSRPKPPVVTPGTFPDGEKPGTPPSDAIVLFDGKDLSKFKSGNGDASWKVENGAMIVDGKAGVETREPIGDMQLHVEWASPAQVKGDSQGRGNSGIYIMGKYEVQVLDTFENSTYADGGATAIYGQNPPMVNACKKPGEWQAYDIIWRGPRFDAEGKVTREATVTVIHNGVLTQDHYRLTGGSGHYNQPKYSKHDEKLPLQLQNHGNPVKYRNIWYRPLQQLGERNNVVDWKPETPAGAAEAK, encoded by the coding sequence ATGTCCGATCGCTTACAGGGTCTGCCCGTGGTTGACGCGTCGTCCGAGAACACCCCGGCGTGCTGCGCCTTTTCCGCCCGCGGCTTACGCCGGTGGGTGCTGATGCCCGTCGCCGCGATCGCGGTCGGCGTGGCAGGGTTCTCGTACGTCTACGGCCAGGCCAAGGAAGCCAAGCGGGTGCCGGACCAGGTGTCGGGTGGCCGCTGGGTGATCCACGACCTGTCGCGTCCCAAGCCGCCGGTGGTGACGCCGGGCACTTTCCCCGACGGCGAGAAGCCGGGCACCCCGCCGAGCGACGCGATCGTCCTGTTCGACGGCAAGGACCTGAGCAAGTTCAAGAGTGGCAATGGCGACGCTTCGTGGAAGGTCGAGAACGGCGCGATGATCGTCGACGGCAAGGCCGGCGTCGAGACGCGCGAGCCGATCGGCGACATGCAGCTTCACGTCGAGTGGGCCTCGCCCGCGCAGGTGAAGGGCGACAGCCAGGGTCGCGGCAACAGCGGCATCTACATCATGGGCAAGTACGAGGTGCAGGTGCTCGACACCTTCGAAAACAGCACCTACGCCGACGGCGGCGCCACCGCGATCTACGGCCAGAACCCCCCGATGGTCAACGCCTGCAAGAAGCCCGGCGAATGGCAGGCGTATGACATCATCTGGCGCGGCCCACGGTTCGACGCCGAGGGTAAAGTCACCCGTGAAGCGACCGTCACGGTCATTCACAACGGCGTGCTGACGCAGGACCACTACCGCCTGACCGGCGGCAGCGGCCACTACAACCAGCCGAAGTATTCGAAGCACGACGAGAAGTTGCCGCTGCAATTGCAGAACCACGGCAATCCGGTGAAGTACCGGAACATCTGGTATCGCCCGCTGCAGCAGTTGGGCGAAAGGAACAACGTGGTCGACTGGAAGCCGGAAACCCCCGCCGGCGCGGCCGAGGCGAAGTAA
- a CDS encoding PulJ/GspJ family protein: protein MTFPIARSNARRCPRRSGFTLLEVLVSISLVLLIILGVNQVFALTSRAVGAGNALSTAVRDARNVQSIITNDLSNAEIERAPFLYLDSEVMLAFRNKEEQLADIDFNPASTARGTVETSLLTVDRDKNGRENDPGDQTPRAFLTSRTHRTDVLKFFSRQSGRRQTGNKTTFVSGVSASEQYITYGHVRQPAVIDNLTTGQLPGIGPTGTALTLAANPNNFYATQWVLGRVVFLLREPEISGSNKIIRDTTLPGSPQQTYYGRGNSATPASSMSPFSENSQSTTTGTMIASELIQYSFYDLMGMGMERHRTDIMPFFINAGRQATWHDAIAFRHSAYPAPSRPLTSQGVARTVPCFVKSCTQFVVEYAGDFMRQKDDGTQDPDPSTGPGSGKWFADGSGNGTDGVIDYNVSNEGGVLKRSIRWYGFPRDVNNDGKIVRNTGPTSTNADVVPLRDYTSTPLKFERTVLPIPAGNDYGTAQGVGTNAHYRCVWGPDTSSYPRPKMIRIVMAVDDPAARIAREQYYEYVVELP, encoded by the coding sequence ATGACTTTCCCCATCGCTCGTTCGAACGCCCGCCGCTGTCCGCGGCGTTCGGGGTTCACGCTGCTCGAAGTGCTGGTGTCGATCTCTCTGGTGCTGCTGATCATTCTCGGCGTCAACCAGGTGTTCGCGCTGACGAGCCGGGCGGTCGGCGCGGGCAACGCGCTGTCCACGGCGGTCCGCGACGCGCGGAACGTGCAGTCGATCATCACCAACGATCTGAGCAATGCGGAGATCGAGCGTGCTCCATTCCTGTATCTCGATTCCGAAGTGATGCTGGCTTTCCGGAACAAGGAAGAGCAACTCGCCGACATCGACTTCAACCCGGCCAGTACAGCTCGGGGGACCGTCGAGACCTCCTTGCTCACGGTCGATCGCGACAAGAACGGTCGGGAGAACGACCCCGGCGACCAGACCCCGCGGGCATTCCTGACCAGCCGCACCCATCGGACCGACGTTCTCAAGTTCTTCAGCCGCCAGAGCGGCCGGCGACAGACCGGAAACAAGACCACGTTCGTTTCCGGGGTCTCCGCCAGTGAGCAGTACATCACCTACGGCCACGTGCGACAGCCGGCGGTGATCGACAATTTGACCACAGGTCAGTTGCCCGGGATTGGTCCGACCGGGACTGCGTTGACGCTCGCGGCAAATCCGAACAACTTTTATGCAACACAGTGGGTGCTGGGTCGCGTCGTGTTCCTGCTTCGAGAGCCTGAAATCAGCGGTTCCAACAAGATTATTCGCGACACCACGCTGCCAGGATCGCCTCAGCAGACCTACTACGGCCGTGGCAATTCTGCGACTCCCGCGTCCTCCATGTCGCCGTTTTCTGAGAACTCGCAGTCGACGACGACTGGAACGATGATCGCCTCAGAGTTGATTCAGTATTCCTTCTATGACTTGATGGGCATGGGAATGGAGCGGCACCGCACGGACATCATGCCGTTCTTTATCAATGCCGGACGGCAGGCCACTTGGCATGATGCGATCGCTTTCCGTCATTCAGCCTACCCGGCCCCCAGCCGACCGCTGACCAGCCAGGGCGTCGCCCGTACGGTGCCCTGTTTCGTCAAGTCCTGCACCCAGTTCGTCGTTGAGTACGCCGGGGATTTCATGCGGCAGAAGGACGACGGCACGCAGGACCCCGATCCGAGCACCGGCCCGGGCAGCGGCAAGTGGTTCGCCGACGGTTCCGGCAACGGCACCGATGGCGTCATCGACTACAACGTGTCGAACGAAGGTGGCGTCCTGAAGCGATCGATCCGGTGGTATGGCTTCCCCCGCGATGTGAACAACGACGGCAAGATCGTTCGCAATACCGGACCGACTTCCACGAACGCAGACGTCGTACCGCTTCGCGACTACACCTCGACTCCGCTGAAGTTCGAGCGCACCGTTCTGCCCATTCCGGCGGGCAACGACTACGGCACTGCCCAGGGGGTTGGTACCAATGCTCACTACCGCTGCGTCTGGGGCCCCGATACCTCGAGCTATCCCCGTCCGAAGATGATTCGCATCGTGATGGCGGTGGATGACCCGGCCGCGCGGATCGCCCGCGAGCAGTATTACGAGTACGTCGTCGAACTGCCGTGA
- the nhaR gene encoding transcriptional activator NhaR codes for MQLQWLNYHHLLYFWMVAREGSIAAAGRELLVAEPTISGQVKELERFFGEKLFVRSGRRLVLTEMGKVVFDYAGDIFSLGRQMLDTVRQRPTDRPLRLSVGVTDAMPKLVARRLLAPAMHGPPRVELTCHEDTLDKLLVDLSTFRLDLVLSDAPVGGGVKLKSHSHLLGESGVSFFAAPALARRLQGKFPASIADADLLLPTEETALRRALDQWFRSRSLRPRVVASIEDSALLKTFGQAGLGVFPAPTVVEKEVCRQYQVKMVGRTSEVRERFYAVTVDRKLRHPAVVAICDGAKGAFHVAPAATPPR; via the coding sequence ATGCAGCTCCAGTGGCTCAATTACCATCATCTGCTTTACTTCTGGATGGTCGCGCGGGAGGGGAGCATTGCCGCCGCCGGTCGTGAACTCCTGGTGGCCGAGCCCACCATCAGCGGACAGGTCAAGGAACTGGAGCGATTCTTCGGCGAGAAGCTGTTCGTCCGGTCGGGCCGGCGGCTGGTACTGACCGAAATGGGCAAGGTCGTCTTCGACTACGCCGGCGACATCTTCTCGCTCGGCCGGCAGATGCTCGACACGGTGCGGCAGAGGCCGACCGATCGGCCGCTGCGGCTTTCGGTGGGCGTCACCGACGCGATGCCCAAGCTGGTGGCGAGACGGCTGCTGGCCCCGGCGATGCACGGGCCGCCACGCGTCGAGCTAACCTGTCACGAAGACACGCTGGACAAGCTCCTGGTCGACCTGTCCACCTTCCGTCTTGACCTAGTGCTGAGCGATGCCCCCGTCGGTGGCGGGGTGAAGCTGAAGAGCCACAGTCACCTGCTCGGCGAGAGCGGCGTCAGTTTCTTCGCGGCGCCGGCGCTGGCACGTCGGCTTCAGGGCAAGTTCCCCGCCTCCATTGCCGACGCCGACCTGCTGCTTCCGACCGAGGAGACGGCGTTGCGGCGGGCACTGGACCAGTGGTTTCGATCCCGATCCCTGCGGCCACGCGTGGTCGCCTCGATCGAAGACAGTGCCTTGCTCAAGACATTCGGCCAGGCCGGCCTGGGTGTTTTTCCAGCACCAACGGTCGTTGAGAAAGAGGTCTGCCGCCAGTACCAGGTGAAGATGGTCGGTCGCACCAGCGAAGTACGCGAGCGGTTCTACGCGGTGACGGTCGATCGCAAACTCCGCCACCCCGCGGTCGTCGCGATTTGCGACGGCGCGAAGGGAGCGTTTCATGTAGCGCCGGCCGCAACGCCCCCACGGTAG